The nucleotide sequence GATCTTGCATCTGCCACAACCACGCGATAAAACGGGGATTTTTTTGCTCCCATACGCTTCAAACGAATCTTCACTGCCATTTTTCTCACCTCCTTACAAGGATTTTACAAATACTTCTTCACTTAGTGCCTTCGTTTTCCTTTGCGCGAACCACCATATGATGAACCGCCACCCTTAAATTGACCAGCAAGTCCACCTAATGCGCGCGATGGATTCTTCCCAAGCGACGAGAACTGTTTCATCAATTTACGCATCTCATCGAACTTGCGCAATAATTGATTCACATCTCGAACTTCCATGCCACTACCTTTTGCAATTCTTTGCCGCCGGCTGGAACTTTTCATCACAAGATCAGGATTACGCCTTTCAGCGAGAGACATCGAATAAATAATAGCTTCGATCTTTTTGATCTGCCCTTCATCTACAGATGCACCTTGCAATTGTTTCATCTTGCCCATTCCAGGAATCATCCCAAGCAATTGGTCGAGTGGACCCAACTTGCGAACCTGTTGCAACTGCGATAAAAAATCTTCAAGAGTAAACTCGTTGCGTCGAATCTTTGCTTCCAACTCACGCGCATCTTTTTCATCAATCGTAGCTTGCGCACGTTCAATTAAAGTCATCACATCGCCCATGCCAAGAATGCGAGACGCCATGCGATCTGGGTAAAAAGGCTCTAGCGCTTCAGGTTTCTCACCTGTCCCAACAAACTTGATGGGACAGCCTGTTACATGCCGCACACTAAGGGCAGCACCACCACGCGTATCCCCATCTAATTTCGTCATAATCAGACCAGTCAATGAAAGTTGCTCATGAAAATGTTGTGCAACATTGACAGCATCTTGCCCAGTCATCGCATCTACTACAAGAAGAATCTCATCCGGTTCAGCAACTCTTTGTATATCTAGCAACTCATGCATCAATGCCTCATCGATATGCAATCGCCCAGCCGTATCAATCAAGACGTAATCAAAACCTCCACGTCTCGCTTCATCCATGGCCTGTCGTGCAATATCTTGCGGACTCACCTGATCTCCTAGCGAAAAAACAGATACCCCAATTTGTCCGCCGAGAACTTGTAACTGTTTAATTGCTGCAGGTCGATAAATATCTGCTGCCACCAATAATGGATGACGATGCTCTGTGTTTTTTAAATGAAGAGCAAGTTTCGCGGCGGCTGTTGTCTTACCAGCTCCCTGCAACCCTGCCAACATGATCACAGTAGGAGGTTTAGCCGCATGAGCGATCTTCACCTGTTCTCCACCCATAAGCTCTGTCATCTCATCGTTCACAATCTTGATGACTTGCTGTGCAGCAGATAAGCTCTGTAAAATCTCTTGGCCCACAGCGCGTTCTCTTATGCGATCTATAAAATCTTTAGCAACAACGTGGTTGACGTCCGCCTCAAGTAAAGCGCGTCGAATCTCACGCAAAGCGTCTTTAACGTCATCTTCAGACAAACGCCCCTTGCCGCGCAGTTTTTGAAATGCACCTTGCAGGCGAGTCGTCAATGTATCAAACATATAGCACCTCTCGCTCTTATTCTATCTAACCCCGCATAAGTTCACGCAATACTCCAGCTACTTCCTCAGTCACACGAAACTCACTTTTAAGCTGATCAATCAGTTCATCAAGCAACTTTAAACGTCGCCTTTCACTTGCAATCAAGTGGAGTCTTTCTTCATAACCCTGCAACTGATCAATCGTCCTATGAACCAGATCGTGTACAGCTTGGCGACTAATCTCTAGCTCTTGCGCAACTTCAGCTAACGAAAGATCATCAAAGAGCCTCATAGAAAGTACCTTTTGCTGTCGTTCCGTAAGTAGTGCCCCGTAATAATCAAAAAGCAAATGGGTTTCAACTGTGTTCCACTGCCCGCTCATATAGCTCACCGCTCATGGTAGTATAGGCTTAGTTTACCCTTCTACTCTTCAGCTGTCAAGCATAATTACTTGTCATCCATGGACTCTTCTGAACTAGACAATGTTTCATTCGGGAATAGCGCTTTTGCAAATTCATCAGCAGAAAAAGGCTGTAAATCATCCTTTTGTTCACCGATACCAATCCACTTCACAGGAATCCCTAGCTCCTGGTTAATCGCAATGATGACTCCACCTTTTGCTGTACCATCAAGCTTTGTTAACACAATGCCAGAAACATGAGCGATTTCCTTAAACAACTTAGCTTGTACAATCGCATTTTGCCCAGTAGTAGCATCTAAGACGAGTAACACTTCATGTGGAGCATCGGGAATCTCGCGCGTAATGACGCGATATATTTTCTCTAATTCAGCCATTAAATGAGTTTTATTTTGTAATCTTCCTGCAGTATCACAAAAAAGAATGTCCACCTT is from Sulfoacidibacillus ferrooxidans and encodes:
- the ffh gene encoding signal recognition particle protein, translated to MFDTLTTRLQGAFQKLRGKGRLSEDDVKDALREIRRALLEADVNHVVAKDFIDRIRERAVGQEILQSLSAAQQVIKIVNDEMTELMGGEQVKIAHAAKPPTVIMLAGLQGAGKTTAAAKLALHLKNTEHRHPLLVAADIYRPAAIKQLQVLGGQIGVSVFSLGDQVSPQDIARQAMDEARRGGFDYVLIDTAGRLHIDEALMHELLDIQRVAEPDEILLVVDAMTGQDAVNVAQHFHEQLSLTGLIMTKLDGDTRGGAALSVRHVTGCPIKFVGTGEKPEALEPFYPDRMASRILGMGDVMTLIERAQATIDEKDARELEAKIRRNEFTLEDFLSQLQQVRKLGPLDQLLGMIPGMGKMKQLQGASVDEGQIKKIEAIIYSMSLAERRNPDLVMKSSSRRQRIAKGSGMEVRDVNQLLRKFDEMRKLMKQFSSLGKNPSRALGGLAGQFKGGGSSYGGSRKGKRRH
- the ylxM gene encoding YlxM family DNA-binding protein codes for the protein MSGQWNTVETHLLFDYYGALLTERQQKVLSMRLFDDLSLAEVAQELEISRQAVHDLVHRTIDQLQGYEERLHLIASERRRLKLLDELIDQLKSEFRVTEEVAGVLRELMRG